One genomic window of Streptomyces sp. NBC_01498 includes the following:
- the yczE gene encoding membrane protein YczE — MSLAPVLRGRRLPRRLVQLYAGLTLYGVSAALLVRGGLGLEPWGVLHQGLSELTGLTMGVVSIIVGAVVLLLWIPIRQRPGVGTVSNVFVVGVAMDAALALVPDGRHLAVRIALLVAGIVLNGVATGLYIAARFGPGPRDGLMTGLHRLTGRSVRLVRTGIEVAVVATGFALGGSVGIGTVAYALAIGPLAQLFLRVFDVPPTPDGDTVVAGGSPEQAILRP, encoded by the coding sequence TTGTCCCTCGCACCCGTCCTCCGTGGGAGGCGGCTCCCCCGCCGCCTCGTCCAGCTCTACGCGGGTCTGACCCTGTACGGCGTGAGCGCGGCCCTGCTGGTGCGGGGCGGGCTCGGGCTGGAGCCCTGGGGCGTGCTGCACCAGGGTCTGTCCGAGCTGACCGGGCTGACCATGGGCGTCGTCTCGATCATCGTCGGCGCGGTGGTGCTGCTGCTGTGGATACCGATCCGGCAGCGGCCCGGGGTCGGCACGGTCTCCAACGTCTTCGTGGTGGGGGTCGCGATGGACGCCGCCCTGGCCCTCGTCCCGGACGGCCGCCATCTCGCCGTACGGATCGCCCTGCTGGTGGCCGGCATCGTGCTCAACGGCGTGGCCACCGGCCTCTACATCGCGGCCCGTTTCGGGCCCGGTCCCCGCGACGGGCTGATGACCGGGCTGCACCGGCTCACCGGCCGCTCCGTGCGGCTGGTCCGTACCGGGATCGAGGTGGCCGTCGTCGCCACCGGATTCGCGCTCGGCGGCTCCGTCGGCATCGGCACGGTCGCCTACGCGCTGGCCATCGGGCCCCTCGCGCAGCTGTTCCTGCGGGTCTTCGACGTCCCGCCGACGCCGGACGGCGACACGGTCGTCGCCGGGGGTTCCCCGGAGCAGGCCATACTTCGGCCGTGA